The following are encoded in a window of Bradyrhizobium guangdongense genomic DNA:
- the mdoH gene encoding glucans biosynthesis glucosyltransferase MdoH yields MGPLTTATRPVAGDIVTERLLPRETPLPMAPGDLGKGRVPDRVPAAVGSAMAWRRGLILFATTALTSAGGYEMYRVLEVGGVTVLEAMVLALFLVLLAWVAFSFASALAGFFVLLTHRPAAVDAELPSIASRTAMLLPTYNEDPHRLTARLRAIIESLEATSHGELFDWYVLSDSTDPDIWVAEEKALLALRQAVGTPRLYYRHRADNTARKAGNISEWITRFGAVYDFMIVLDADSLMSGQTIVRLVHAIEANPTAGLFQTLPTVVNARSLFSRVQQFAGRLYGPMIAAGVAWWHGSESNYWGHNAIIRVKAFAEAAALPQLRGPKPFGGHILSHDFVEAALMRRAGWGIYMLPTLGGSYEEVPPSLLDFAARDRRWCQGNLQHLAVVPARGLHWVSRLHFMVGIGAYLTAPLWLLFLLLGMLISLQARFVRPEYFPKGFSLFPTWPAQDPVLAIWVFVATMGLLLLPKLLSLVLVWTRGQVRRQFGGALRTSAGVLAEIVVSALMAPVMMIFQSIAVIEILAGRDAGWQTQRRDDGTVERRELYRKYGVPTLCGVAMAASAYAVSLPLSLWMSPVIVGLLFAVPIGALTARPAPGKLFATPEDREPPSILRRANELSAAAEVGIKPALVELREAPELLAFHIAQLPPPRAARPDTVDVNLAIGRAKADVSETFEEAIAHLSSREVFSILNDRSSLSTVLQKP; encoded by the coding sequence GCCTCGCGAGACGCCGCTTCCGATGGCTCCTGGCGACCTCGGGAAGGGCCGGGTCCCCGACCGTGTTCCTGCAGCGGTGGGCTCCGCGATGGCTTGGCGACGCGGCCTCATCCTTTTCGCGACCACGGCGCTCACGAGCGCAGGCGGCTACGAGATGTATCGCGTGCTGGAGGTCGGCGGCGTCACAGTCCTCGAAGCCATGGTGCTGGCGCTGTTCCTCGTTCTGCTCGCCTGGGTGGCTTTCTCGTTCGCGTCCGCGCTCGCCGGCTTCTTCGTGCTGCTGACCCATCGTCCGGCCGCGGTAGATGCGGAGCTACCTTCGATCGCAAGTCGCACCGCCATGCTGCTTCCCACCTACAACGAGGACCCGCACCGATTGACGGCGCGGCTTCGCGCGATCATCGAATCCTTGGAGGCGACCTCGCACGGCGAGCTGTTCGACTGGTACGTTCTGAGCGACAGCACCGATCCGGACATCTGGGTCGCCGAGGAGAAAGCGTTGCTCGCGCTACGGCAGGCGGTGGGGACGCCGCGACTGTACTATCGCCACCGCGCCGACAACACGGCGCGGAAAGCCGGCAACATCTCCGAGTGGATCACGCGGTTCGGCGCCGTCTACGACTTCATGATCGTGCTCGACGCCGATAGTCTCATGAGCGGACAGACCATCGTCCGGTTGGTCCATGCCATCGAGGCCAATCCGACCGCGGGGCTCTTCCAAACGCTCCCGACGGTCGTCAACGCGCGAAGTTTGTTCAGCCGCGTCCAGCAATTCGCAGGCCGGCTGTACGGGCCGATGATCGCCGCCGGCGTGGCCTGGTGGCACGGCTCGGAAAGCAACTACTGGGGCCACAACGCGATCATCCGCGTGAAGGCATTCGCGGAAGCGGCGGCGCTGCCACAACTTCGTGGGCCCAAGCCGTTCGGCGGGCACATCCTCAGCCACGATTTTGTCGAGGCCGCGCTGATGCGGCGGGCCGGCTGGGGCATCTACATGCTGCCTACGCTCGGAGGAAGCTACGAAGAGGTCCCGCCATCGCTGCTCGATTTCGCGGCGCGCGACCGGCGCTGGTGTCAGGGCAATCTTCAGCATCTCGCCGTGGTGCCCGCTCGCGGTCTCCACTGGGTATCGCGCCTGCATTTTATGGTGGGGATCGGGGCCTATCTAACGGCGCCGCTGTGGCTGCTATTCCTGCTGCTGGGGATGCTGATCTCGCTGCAGGCCCGCTTCGTGCGCCCGGAGTATTTTCCCAAGGGCTTCTCCCTCTTTCCGACCTGGCCGGCCCAGGATCCCGTGCTCGCCATTTGGGTGTTCGTCGCCACGATGGGACTGCTGCTGTTGCCGAAGCTACTCAGCCTCGTCCTCGTTTGGACGCGGGGCCAGGTGAGGCGCCAATTCGGCGGCGCGTTGCGCACCTCGGCCGGAGTTCTCGCGGAGATCGTCGTCTCCGCGTTGATGGCGCCCGTGATGATGATCTTTCAGTCTATCGCGGTGATCGAGATCCTGGCCGGCCGCGATGCCGGCTGGCAGACGCAAAGGCGGGACGACGGGACGGTTGAGCGCCGGGAGCTGTATCGGAAATACGGCGTCCCGACCTTGTGCGGTGTTGCCATGGCCGCGAGCGCCTACGCCGTTTCGCTCCCGCTTTCGCTGTGGATGTCGCCGGTCATCGTCGGGCTGCTGTTCGCGGTGCCCATCGGTGCGCTGACGGCCAGGCCCGCACCCGGAAAACTGTTCGCCACCCCTGAAGACCGGGAACCGCCGTCAATCCTGCGGCGAGCCAACGAATTGAGTGCGGCGGCGGAGGTCGGCATCAAACCCGCTCTCGTGGAGCTTCGCGAAGCCCCCGAGCTGCTGGCCTTTCACATCGCTCAGCTGCCGCCTCCTCGCGCCGCCCGGCCCGATACGGTCGACGTCAACCTGGCGATCGGCCGTGCCAAGGCGGATGTGAGCGAGACGTTCGAGGAGGCCATCGCGCATCTGTCCTCGCGGGAGGTCTTCTCGATCCTGAACGACCGCTCGTCGCTTTCGACGGTGTTGCAGAAGCCCTAA
- a CDS encoding DUF1236 domain-containing protein has protein sequence MHKLLLTTALAALISTGAMAQSTVVTTTGTGHSAAVQIEPEYRTKIRTYVTEHKVRPVQQKIVVGQPVPREVELEAVPADWGPSLRKYRYVYSGERVMLVDPSTRTVVQEID, from the coding sequence ATGCACAAGCTGCTACTGACGACCGCGCTGGCGGCGCTGATTTCGACGGGCGCGATGGCGCAGTCGACGGTCGTCACAACCACCGGCACCGGTCACTCGGCCGCCGTGCAGATCGAGCCGGAATACCGCACCAAGATCCGCACCTACGTCACCGAGCACAAGGTTCGTCCGGTGCAGCAGAAGATCGTGGTCGGCCAGCCCGTCCCGCGCGAGGTCGAGCTCGAGGCGGTGCCCGCCGATTGGGGTCCTTCGCTCAGGAAGTACCGCTATGTCTACTCGGGCGAGCGCGTGATGCTGGTCGATCCGTCGACCCGGACGGTCGTCCAGGAGATCGACTGA
- a CDS encoding glycosyltransferase family 4 protein, protein MRIAQLAPLAESVPPKLYGGTERVIAWLVDELVDRGHDVTLFASGDSSTKAKLHAVWPRALRLGRKGVDPNAACALLIEAIGERARDFDVIHSHVDWLPLPVLGRTGVPFLTTMHGRLDLPGLPDVIGTFPKAPFVSISDNQRRPLPDANWIATIPHGLPKDLFRPSYEAGSYLAFLGRLTAEKGPEAAIRIARAVQMPLRIAAKIPRAETAYFKKKLEPEIDGETVQLIGEVDELRKQPFLAGASALLFPIDWPEPFGLVMIEAMACGTPVIAYRSGSVPEVVEDGVTGFIVDGEQEAIEAVEKVIRLDRRRVRARFEERFVASRMAKEYEERYRELVAGR, encoded by the coding sequence ATGCGGATCGCCCAGCTTGCCCCGTTGGCCGAGAGCGTCCCTCCGAAGCTGTACGGAGGCACCGAGCGGGTGATCGCCTGGCTGGTAGACGAGCTCGTCGATCGCGGGCACGACGTGACGCTGTTTGCGAGCGGCGACTCGAGCACGAAAGCCAAGCTCCATGCCGTGTGGCCGCGCGCGCTACGCCTGGGGCGGAAAGGCGTCGATCCGAACGCCGCCTGCGCGCTCTTGATCGAGGCCATCGGCGAGCGCGCGCGCGATTTCGACGTGATTCATTCTCATGTGGATTGGTTGCCTCTGCCGGTCCTGGGCCGCACTGGAGTGCCGTTTCTGACGACCATGCACGGGCGGCTCGACCTTCCGGGGCTGCCCGATGTGATCGGCACTTTCCCGAAGGCTCCTTTTGTCTCGATCTCGGACAACCAGCGGCGTCCGCTCCCGGACGCGAATTGGATCGCGACGATTCCGCACGGGCTGCCCAAGGATCTGTTTCGTCCCTCCTACGAAGCCGGATCGTACCTGGCCTTCCTCGGGCGGCTGACGGCGGAGAAGGGGCCTGAAGCAGCGATACGCATCGCGCGGGCGGTTCAGATGCCGCTCCGGATCGCCGCCAAGATACCCCGGGCCGAAACGGCCTACTTCAAGAAGAAGCTCGAACCCGAGATCGATGGAGAGACGGTCCAGCTCATCGGCGAGGTGGACGAACTGCGGAAGCAGCCGTTCCTCGCCGGCGCCTCCGCCTTGCTGTTTCCGATCGATTGGCCCGAGCCCTTCGGCCTGGTGATGATCGAGGCGATGGCATGCGGGACGCCGGTGATCGCCTATCGCTCCGGATCGGTGCCGGAGGTCGTGGAGGACGGCGTCACCGGATTCATCGTGGACGGCGAGCAGGAGGCGATCGAAGCAGTCGAGAAGGTCATCCGCTTGGACCGACGAAGGGTCCGCGCCCGCTTCGAGGAGCGCTTCGTCGCGAGCCGAATGGCGAAGGAATACGAAGAACGATATCGCGAGCTGGTCGCTGGCAGGTAG
- a CDS encoding outer membrane protein has translation MTTAGALALGLSPPASAADLAARPYTKAPPMVAAIYDWSGFYIGANGGWGSSRNSWDSVAPFLVGPEGSHDATGGVAGGQIGYRWQTGTWVFGLEAQGDWADLRGSNLSTLFGPGFRNESRINAFGLFTGQLGWATNNVLFYVKGGAAVTDNRNRIYSTATGALLASTGDDTRWGGTVGVGFEYGFAPGWSAGVEYDHLFMQDRTLTFTTPAGVAFGADRIRQDVDLVTVRVNYKFGGPSAGRY, from the coding sequence ATGACAACGGCCGGGGCATTGGCGCTCGGTCTATCGCCTCCGGCCAGCGCGGCAGATCTGGCTGCGCGTCCCTACACGAAGGCACCTCCAATGGTCGCCGCGATCTACGACTGGAGCGGCTTCTACATCGGCGCCAACGGCGGTTGGGGCTCAAGTCGCAACAGCTGGGATTCGGTTGCCCCGTTCCTGGTGGGCCCCGAAGGTTCGCACGACGCAACGGGCGGCGTTGCGGGTGGTCAGATCGGCTATCGCTGGCAGACTGGAACATGGGTGTTCGGCCTCGAAGCGCAGGGCGACTGGGCTGACCTGCGAGGCAGCAACTTGAGCACGCTCTTCGGACCGGGCTTCCGTAACGAATCGCGGATCAATGCGTTCGGTCTGTTCACGGGTCAGCTCGGCTGGGCCACCAACAACGTCCTGTTCTACGTCAAGGGCGGTGCTGCTGTGACCGACAATCGAAACCGGATCTACTCGACTGCGACTGGCGCCTTGCTTGCCAGCACCGGCGATGACACCCGTTGGGGCGGTACCGTCGGCGTAGGCTTTGAATACGGCTTTGCCCCCGGCTGGTCGGCTGGTGTCGAATACGATCATCTGTTCATGCAGGATCGCACCCTTACCTTCACAACCCCCGCGGGCGTTGCATTCGGTGCGGATCGCATTCGTCAGGATGTCGACCTCGTCACGGTTCGCGTGAATTACAAGTTCGGCGGGCCCTCTGCCGGACGGTACTGA
- a CDS encoding PAS domain-containing sensor histidine kinase, which produces MRDEMLTFLNGGGRMGERIRLFDWRSNSLGPPDSWPQSLRSALSICLYSSFPTAIYWGPDFRLLYNDAWSVIPGERHPWALGRPAKEVWSDIWHVVGPQFENVMATGEGFSTYDEMLPMVRGGVQQETYWNYSISPIRGEDGEVAGIFNQGNETTQIVLARRSSQQEIARLSLMFEQAPGATAVLRGPRHVFEIANPAYLQLVGRNDILGKSVDQALPEVASQGFIELLDTVYKSGEPYAGRAIPVVLDRSGIREQRHLDFVYQPISDGAGDRYGIFVQATDVTDTIRAVAALRESEERYQAIVNSIDQMIWSTLPDGYHDYYNDRWYEYTGMPKGSTDGEAWNGMFHPDDQERAWKLWRHSLATGTPYHIEYRLRHRSGEYRWVIGRAQCVRNEAGEIIRWYGTCTDLHDLKMAEEARQLLMQELNHRVKNLFQLFEAMVYMTGRSSNTTAEMSSALKARLQALSRAHDLVRIGAADSMPAHSVLLIHLAEQILAPHLSDAQHGKVSLAGPEILLGEKSASAMALILHELATNATKYGALGRADGKVMIGWELAGKDLVLTWSERNSSAAIAKPTSTGFGSRLIKSAVEGQLGGKVDIVWKPSGVQLRLELSQARLRD; this is translated from the coding sequence ATGCGTGACGAGATGCTGACATTCCTGAACGGGGGAGGACGGATGGGAGAGCGCATCCGCCTGTTCGACTGGAGGTCAAATTCACTCGGGCCTCCGGATTCGTGGCCGCAATCGCTTCGTTCGGCACTGTCCATTTGCCTGTATTCGAGCTTTCCAACGGCGATCTATTGGGGGCCGGACTTCAGGCTCCTTTATAATGACGCGTGGTCTGTCATCCCGGGCGAGCGCCATCCCTGGGCTCTCGGCCGCCCCGCCAAGGAAGTCTGGTCCGACATCTGGCACGTCGTCGGCCCGCAGTTCGAGAACGTGATGGCCACGGGTGAGGGCTTTTCTACCTATGACGAAATGCTGCCAATGGTGCGTGGCGGCGTCCAGCAGGAGACCTACTGGAACTACAGCATCAGCCCGATCCGCGGCGAAGACGGCGAGGTTGCGGGCATCTTCAATCAAGGCAACGAGACAACTCAAATTGTCCTGGCGCGGCGTAGCTCCCAGCAGGAGATTGCGCGTCTCTCCCTGATGTTTGAACAGGCGCCAGGCGCGACGGCCGTTCTGCGGGGGCCACGCCATGTCTTTGAAATCGCAAACCCCGCTTACTTGCAGTTGGTGGGCCGTAACGACATCCTCGGCAAGTCGGTCGACCAGGCCCTGCCCGAGGTGGCGTCGCAAGGTTTCATCGAGCTACTCGACACCGTCTACAAGAGCGGAGAGCCTTACGCCGGGCGCGCCATTCCGGTCGTCCTGGATCGAAGTGGAATTCGCGAGCAGCGGCATCTCGACTTCGTCTATCAGCCGATAAGCGACGGCGCGGGCGACCGGTACGGCATTTTCGTGCAAGCGACCGATGTGACGGACACGATCCGGGCGGTGGCTGCTCTTCGCGAAAGCGAGGAACGTTACCAGGCCATCGTTAACTCCATCGACCAGATGATCTGGTCGACGCTGCCTGACGGCTATCATGATTATTACAACGACCGCTGGTACGAATATACGGGGATGCCCAAAGGTTCAACCGATGGTGAGGCCTGGAACGGAATGTTTCACCCCGACGACCAGGAGCGAGCCTGGAAATTGTGGCGCCACAGCTTGGCTACGGGCACCCCCTATCATATCGAGTATCGGCTGCGGCACCGCTCGGGTGAATATCGCTGGGTGATCGGACGTGCACAGTGCGTCCGCAACGAGGCGGGCGAAATCATCCGCTGGTACGGCACGTGCACTGACCTGCATGATTTGAAAATGGCCGAGGAGGCCCGGCAGCTGCTGATGCAAGAGCTGAATCATCGGGTGAAGAACCTCTTCCAGCTCTTCGAGGCCATGGTGTACATGACGGGCCGATCGAGCAATACGACGGCTGAAATGAGCTCCGCGCTTAAAGCACGTTTGCAAGCGCTATCGCGGGCACATGACCTCGTCCGGATCGGCGCAGCAGATTCGATGCCGGCGCATTCGGTGTTGCTCATCCATCTTGCTGAACAGATATTGGCACCGCATTTGAGTGACGCGCAACATGGCAAAGTGAGCTTGGCCGGACCGGAAATCCTGCTGGGCGAGAAATCAGCCTCCGCTATGGCGCTCATCCTGCATGAGCTTGCCACGAACGCTACCAAGTATGGCGCACTGGGTCGTGCAGACGGGAAGGTGATGATCGGCTGGGAACTTGCTGGAAAAGATCTGGTTCTGACGTGGAGCGAGCGCAATTCCTCTGCTGCGATTGCCAAGCCGACATCGACCGGTTTCGGCAGCAGGCTCATTAAGTCTGCGGTCGAAGGGCAGCTCGGCGGAAAAGTCGATATTGTTTGGAAGCCTTCTGGCGTACAACTCCGCCTGGAGTTAAGCCAGGCACGGCTGCGCGACTGA
- a CDS encoding IS5 family transposase — MRYELTDHEWTAIKPMLPNKPRGVRRVNDRRVLNGIFWVLRSGAPWRDLPTAFGPYTTCYNRFVRWRRAGVWGRIIEALATAHDAAVQMIDTSIVRVHQHGACITRNQRQSMGRSRGGLTSKIHAVVDGNGLPVRLALSPGEAHDVRLAGKLLSRLKAGSMLLADRGYDADWIREMAMKKGAWANIPPKSNRSDPICFSPHLYRARNQVERFFNRIKQCRRVATRYDRLAANYLAFVQLASIRLWLRLNESAS, encoded by the coding sequence ATGCGCTACGAACTCACGGACCATGAATGGACCGCCATCAAGCCGATGCTACCGAACAAGCCGCGTGGCGTTCGTCGGGTGAACGACAGACGGGTCCTGAATGGCATCTTCTGGGTCCTCCGATCAGGAGCACCTTGGCGTGATCTGCCGACGGCGTTTGGCCCATACACCACTTGCTACAACCGGTTCGTTAGGTGGCGGCGGGCCGGTGTTTGGGGCCGCATCATAGAAGCGCTCGCCACTGCCCATGATGCCGCTGTCCAGATGATCGACACCTCCATTGTCCGCGTGCATCAGCATGGAGCCTGCATCACAAGAAACCAGCGCCAGTCGATGGGAAGGTCACGCGGCGGCTTGACGAGCAAAATCCATGCGGTGGTCGATGGCAATGGCTTGCCGGTACGGCTGGCGCTGAGCCCGGGTGAGGCCCATGACGTTCGACTCGCCGGAAAACTGCTGTCTCGTCTGAAAGCAGGCTCGATGCTGCTTGCCGACCGTGGCTATGATGCGGACTGGATCAGGGAGATGGCTATGAAGAAGGGCGCGTGGGCCAACATCCCGCCGAAGAGCAATCGTAGCGATCCGATCTGCTTCAGCCCCCACCTCTATCGTGCTCGCAACCAGGTCGAGCGGTTCTTCAACAGGATCAAACAATGTCGTCGGGTGGCGACGCGCTACGATAGGCTCGCCGCCAACTACCTCGCATTCGTTCAACTCGCATCAATAAGGCTATGGCTGCGCCTTAATGAGTCCGCGTCCTAA
- the istA gene encoding IS21 family transposase, whose amino-acid sequence MPGRHITDHQMRLYMKYRQTDSPPVAAAKASFSASTAYRIERDPRFPSQRKAPRGRRRPDPLSNVFETEIVPILKAAPGLRPVAVFEEMLRRHPDLGSGIRRTLERRIRAWRAVHGEEQEVIFRQTHEPGQLGLSDFTDMDELGVTIAGAPLDHRLYHFRLAYCGFEHAHVVLGGESFVALAEGLQNALWSLGGAPREHRTDSLSAAFCNLDRDARDDLTQRYEALCDHYGMRPSRNNRGVAHENGSIEGPHGHLKRAIADALLLRGTVDFDDLATYRGFIDEIVSRRNARNAKRIDSERVVLQELPDRRTSDYEEVIVRVTSSGGFTLRKVFYTVPSRLIGHRLRVRLYDDRLDVFVGGTHLVTLPRGRPHPNGKYDQVVDYRHVIHSLRRKPMALLNLVYRDRLFPRDAYRKTFDRLRERLPDKKACRIMVDLLALAHDRGCEAELADQLTADLDAGRLPDLNRLRAHFAPDPANLPNVVVQLVPLATYECLIGTAETGGAA is encoded by the coding sequence TTGCCCGGCCGACACATCACAGATCACCAGATGAGGCTCTACATGAAGTACCGTCAGACCGATAGCCCGCCAGTGGCGGCGGCCAAGGCGTCATTCAGTGCGTCGACCGCCTATCGGATCGAGAGAGACCCCCGATTTCCATCGCAAAGGAAGGCTCCCCGCGGCCGGCGACGACCGGACCCGTTGAGCAACGTGTTCGAGACCGAGATCGTCCCGATCCTGAAGGCGGCACCTGGCTTACGCCCGGTGGCGGTGTTCGAGGAGATGCTACGGCGTCATCCGGATCTCGGCAGCGGTATCCGTCGTACCCTGGAACGTCGGATCCGTGCATGGCGGGCGGTCCACGGCGAGGAGCAGGAGGTGATCTTCCGCCAAACCCACGAGCCTGGCCAACTCGGCCTCTCCGACTTCACAGACATGGACGAACTGGGTGTTACGATCGCGGGTGCTCCGTTGGATCATCGTCTCTATCACTTCCGTTTGGCCTATTGCGGGTTCGAGCACGCCCACGTCGTGCTTGGCGGCGAGAGCTTCGTTGCCCTGGCGGAAGGCCTGCAGAATGCCCTCTGGTCGCTCGGTGGGGCGCCGCGGGAGCATCGGACCGACAGTCTGTCGGCCGCATTCTGCAATCTCGATCGCGATGCACGGGACGATCTGACGCAGCGATACGAGGCCCTTTGTGACCACTACGGCATGCGGCCTTCCCGGAACAATCGAGGCGTTGCTCACGAGAATGGTTCGATCGAAGGGCCCCACGGTCATCTCAAGCGAGCAATCGCGGATGCCTTGCTGCTGCGCGGAACTGTCGACTTCGACGATCTTGCCACCTATCGCGGCTTCATCGACGAGATCGTCAGCCGCCGCAATGCCCGCAACGCCAAGCGGATCGATAGCGAGCGCGTGGTGTTGCAGGAGCTGCCCGATCGGCGCACCTCCGACTACGAAGAGGTGATCGTCCGCGTGACATCGTCCGGCGGCTTCACCCTGCGCAAGGTGTTCTACACAGTGCCATCGCGCCTGATCGGTCACCGGCTGCGGGTGCGCCTTTACGACGATCGTCTCGACGTGTTCGTCGGCGGCACCCATCTCGTCACCCTGCCGCGTGGGCGGCCGCATCCCAATGGCAAGTACGACCAGGTCGTCGATTATCGGCACGTGATCCATTCCCTGCGGCGCAAGCCGATGGCGCTTCTCAATCTGGTCTATCGAGATCGGCTGTTCCCGCGCGATGCCTATCGGAAGACCTTCGATCGCCTGCGCGAACGCTTGCCGGACAAAAAAGCCTGCCGGATCATGGTCGACCTCCTCGCGCTCGCTCATGACCGCGGCTGCGAGGCCGAACTCGCCGATCAGCTCACCGCCGACCTCGACGCCGGCCGACTGCCCGACCTCAACCGGCTACGTGCTCACTTCGCCCCCGATCCCGCCAACCTGCCGAACGTCGTGGTGCAGCTCGTGCCGCTTGCGACCTACGAATGCCTCATCGGTACCGCCGAGACCGGAGGTGCCGCATGA
- the istB gene encoding IS21-like element helper ATPase IstB — MSVTNTVDAARLNLLLNELRLPAIKVLWAQFAEQSDKEGWPAGRFLATIAEHEIAERGRRRIERHLVEARLPAGKTFDSFDFEAVPMISKAQVMALAAGDSWLGKGANLLLFGPPGGGKSHLAAAIGLALIENGWRVLFTRTTDLVQKLQLARRELNLEAAINRLDRFDLLILDDLAYVTKDQAETSVLFELISARYERRSMLITANQPFGEWNRVFPDPAMTLAAIDRLVHHATIVEMNVESYRRRTALERKRGPGRPPSHATPKTVAD, encoded by the coding sequence ATGAGCGTAACGAACACGGTTGATGCCGCGCGCCTCAATCTGTTGCTCAATGAACTCCGGCTGCCTGCCATCAAGGTGCTGTGGGCTCAATTTGCCGAACAGTCCGACAAGGAAGGCTGGCCGGCCGGCCGCTTCCTCGCGACCATCGCCGAGCACGAGATCGCCGAACGCGGCCGCCGTCGGATCGAACGACACCTTGTCGAAGCACGTTTGCCCGCCGGAAAGACCTTCGACAGCTTCGACTTCGAAGCCGTGCCGATGATCTCAAAGGCGCAGGTGATGGCGCTCGCCGCCGGTGACAGCTGGCTGGGCAAGGGCGCCAATTTGCTGTTGTTCGGCCCGCCCGGCGGCGGAAAGAGCCACTTGGCGGCAGCGATCGGCCTGGCCCTCATCGAGAACGGATGGCGCGTCCTCTTCACCCGGACCACCGATCTCGTGCAGAAGCTCCAGCTGGCGCGACGCGAGCTCAACCTCGAGGCGGCCATCAATCGTCTCGATCGCTTCGATCTCCTGATCCTAGATGATCTCGCTTACGTCACCAAGGATCAGGCCGAGACCAGCGTGCTGTTCGAACTCATCAGCGCTCGCTACGAGCGCCGCTCGATGCTGATCACCGCCAATCAGCCATTCGGCGAATGGAACAGGGTCTTCCCGGATCCCGCCATGACCCTCGCCGCTATCGATCGCCTCGTTCACCACGCCACCATCGTCGAGATGAACGTCGAGAGCTATCGCAGACGGACCGCCCTCGAACGAAAACGCGGTCCAGGACGGCCACCATCGCACGCGACACCCAAAACCGTCGCTGATTGA
- a CDS encoding DUF6894 family protein, translating into MPLYFFDLLSAEGLAPDEEGTELSSLDEIQNEAAYALADMLRDEVRATNGNPRARDLMIVVRDKNGPVLEAKYSFQIARVQ; encoded by the coding sequence ATGCCGCTATATTTTTTCGATCTGCTTAGCGCCGAAGGGTTAGCTCCCGACGAAGAGGGAACGGAGCTTTCCTCTCTAGATGAGATTCAAAACGAGGCGGCTTACGCTCTTGCCGATATGCTGAGAGACGAGGTGCGGGCGACCAACGGCAACCCGCGTGCTCGCGATCTGATGATCGTCGTTCGCGACAAAAATGGTCCGGTCTTGGAGGCGAAGTACTCTTTTCAGATCGCGCGCGTCCAGTAG
- a CDS encoding IS3 family transposase (programmed frameshift) produces the protein MERARRSFTEEYKREAAGLVVSSGRSIGSVAKELGLRDSVLRRWVDKLRREPASAAWRPTTQATPMSADQASELAVLRQENERLRMERDILKKSIANLCRNPNMSFRFIEDHRNTYPVRLMCAVLEVSPAGYYAWRDHPVSERAKSHAALLAEIRQVHQDSSGRYGSPRVHAALRRQGRSASRGRIERTMRRHGIRAITAKPRRVRTTDSRHDLPIAPNLVARDFTAEAPNRVWLGDITYIPTAEGWLYLAAVMDLFSRKIVGWAMRDHMQVELASAALTMAIRERRPQAGLICHTDRGVQYASHAYRSTLMEAGMTASMSRRADCYDNAPMESFFHTLKTELVHHRNYKTRTEAQRDIFSFIEGFYNRTRLHSALGYIPPIEMELKAA, from the exons ATGGAACGTGCACGTCGGTCGTTTACTGAAGAGTACAAGCGCGAGGCGGCGGGGTTGGTGGTGTCGAGCGGCCGCTCGATCGGGTCGGTAGCCAAGGAGCTCGGTCTGCGCGACTCAGTGCTGCGGCGCTGGGTCGATAAGCTCCGGCGCGAGCCGGCATCGGCGGCGTGGCGCCCCACCACGCAGGCGACGCCGATGTCGGCGGACCAGGCTTCGGAACTCGCCGTGTTGCGCCAGGAGAACGAGCGGCTGCGGATGGAACGCGACATTTTAAAAAAGTCGATCGCGA ATCTTTGCCGGAACCCGAACATGAGCTTTCGCTTCATCGAGGACCATCGCAACACCTATCCGGTGCGGCTGATGTGCGCCGTGCTCGAGGTCTCGCCGGCCGGCTACTACGCTTGGCGCGACCACCCCGTGAGCGAGCGGGCAAAATCCCATGCCGCGCTGCTGGCCGAGATACGGCAGGTCCATCAGGACAGCAGCGGCCGCTACGGCAGTCCCCGCGTCCATGCCGCTCTGCGCAGGCAGGGACGCAGCGCCAGCCGCGGCCGGATCGAGCGGACGATGCGCCGGCATGGCATCCGCGCCATCACCGCAAAGCCACGCCGTGTGCGCACCACCGACAGCCGTCACGACCTGCCGATCGCACCGAACCTGGTCGCGCGCGACTTCACGGCGGAAGCCCCGAACCGGGTCTGGCTCGGCGACATCACCTACATCCCGACCGCCGAGGGGTGGCTTTATCTGGCCGCCGTCATGGATCTGTTCAGTCGGAAGATCGTCGGCTGGGCCATGCGCGATCACATGCAGGTCGAGCTCGCCTCCGCAGCCCTGACGATGGCAATCCGGGAGCGGCGGCCGCAGGCCGGATTGATCTGTCACACCGACCGGGGTGTGCAATACGCTTCGCACGCTTATCGCAGCACCCTTATGGAGGCCGGCATGACGGCATCAATGAGCCGCAGGGCCGATTGCTACGACAACGCCCCGATGGAAAGCTTCTTCCATACCCTGAAGACCGAGCTCGTCCATCATCGCAACTACAAGACCCGCACTGAGGCCCAGCGCGATATCTTCAGCTTCATCGAAGGATTCTATAACCGGACAAGGCTCCATTCCGCACTCGGATATATCCCCCCGATCGAGATGGAGCTAAAAGCCGCTTAA